In the Terriglobales bacterium genome, ACAACACCTCCAGCGCCAGTCTGGCGTTCAAAAAGTTGAAGTCAGCCTCATAGACGGAAAAGTGGACGTCACTCCAAAAGAGGATGGCCAGATTGACCCGGCTCAGCTTCTGAAGGCGACTTACGATAGCGGCGTCACCGTTGCTGAGATGGACGTGAGTGCTCGTGGTCGAGTTGTGAATGCCGATGCAGGTGGACTCACGTTGCAAATAGAACCTAATCGGTCATTGCCAATCGCTC is a window encoding:
- a CDS encoding heavy metal-associated domain-containing protein, which translates into the protein MQQHLQRQSGVQKVEVSLIDGKVDVTPKEDGQIDPAQLLKATYDSGVTVAEMDVSARGRVVNADAGGLTLQIEPNRSLPIA